In one window of Pseudodesulfovibrio sediminis DNA:
- a CDS encoding TnsA endonuclease C-terminal domain-containing protein, giving the protein MAKRYSHSEVTFQRWLREGRGSGRQDKYKPWLTIRDLPSQGRSHRVFGHKALRTHHLFSDLELAVFLLLEWQKDVTEIREQFPLQIELTREIAETLGIPHPAMSGVPQYMSSDFLVDTSRPDEPRFALQAKYSSELQKPRVIEKLELERRYWEHKGVPWRLITEKEIPSTVVANIKWLYPAQRDDISELDLALRTDFYSHHFAQSKATTLIDLAKSLDVAYTLSPGESLREIRQLLALRCFLFDIHIAYRKLAPIELIVAEDTAMQEMLHVQG; this is encoded by the coding sequence ATGGCCAAGCGATATTCCCATTCCGAAGTGACCTTCCAGCGATGGCTGAGGGAAGGCCGTGGCAGCGGCAGGCAAGACAAGTATAAACCTTGGCTGACGATACGGGACCTCCCTTCCCAAGGTCGATCCCATCGTGTCTTCGGTCACAAGGCACTACGAACCCACCATCTCTTCTCGGATCTCGAACTTGCCGTCTTTCTTCTCTTGGAATGGCAAAAAGATGTTACCGAGATCAGAGAACAATTCCCGCTTCAAATAGAACTTACCCGCGAGATCGCCGAAACACTCGGCATCCCCCACCCGGCAATGTCCGGCGTGCCCCAGTACATGTCGTCGGATTTCCTCGTTGACACCTCCCGCCCCGATGAGCCCAGATTTGCCTTGCAGGCGAAATATTCCAGCGAGCTTCAAAAGCCTCGCGTGATTGAAAAGTTGGAGTTGGAGCGCAGATACTGGGAGCACAAGGGAGTCCCGTGGCGGCTTATCACGGAAAAAGAAATCCCGTCCACCGTGGTTGCCAACATCAAATGGCTCTACCCCGCTCAACGGGACGACATCTCTGAACTCGACCTCGCACTCAGGACGGACTTCTACAGTCATCATTTCGCCCAAAGCAAAGCGACCACGCTCATCGATCTGGCCAAGTCCCTGGATGTCGCATACACCCTATCCCCCGGTGAATCCCTGCGTGAAATCAGACAACTGCTGGCCTTGCGTTGTTTCCTCTTCGACATCCACATTGCCTACCGCAAGCTTGCGCCCATAGAGCTAATTGTCGCCGAAGATACAGCCATGCAGGAGATGCTCCATGTTCAGGGTTAA
- a CDS encoding transposase family protein — MFRVNEVLKYDERLFRVLSVLGTQLVWIDMEAPNAFPSLVSADDLMNAIDDETLFRAKDPYAELAMEMPEQGSTAQIKRDNNYALVRRVADDPEYYDRKTLTVRIKDVLATGKISKPYLYKLLRRYWQRGQTPNAMLPDYKNSGGKGKKRLAPNKKLGRPRKFTPGIGAIIDAQSERLFRIAIDKYLLRDKGCSFPYAHRRFKDLYEQYFPDIKEWEMPTRRQMQHFYQREYQLPETLRKRTSSIEYNKDVRPMSSTANVDALGPGSRYEIDATIADIYLVSDSDRRNIVGRPVVYFVIDVFSRMITGLYVGFENASYPAALQALVMSMTDKIQFCKEYGFEITEEEWPTVGLPDAILADRGELLGHQIESLEACFSVRIENTPPYRGDAKGIVERNFRTIQAEFKPFAPGVVEKTLIKKRGGRDYRLDAKLTVRDFKEIIISSVLMHNLYDVLEKYDRDSDMPADLVMTPLLLWNWGIQNRTGRLRTASEEAIRISLMPRTKATVSELGVSVFGVHYTSREIIKHGWLHRAKGVRRPVGLQAAYDPSSADTIYLFPSQNSGDYWQCNLAQRSREFAGASFWDVWQIKDKQKKVTAQSRLEMETQKRKHERFIAGKIKEAEERAPDTDGMNNAKRIGSIRSNKEQEKRRERSPLISKSPQRNSSTGAKVTPLHGNDIESGEYPDFIDELFGDEEN, encoded by the coding sequence ATGTTCAGGGTTAATGAAGTCCTCAAATATGACGAGAGGCTATTCCGTGTCCTTTCGGTGCTCGGGACGCAGCTGGTTTGGATAGACATGGAAGCCCCCAATGCCTTCCCGTCATTGGTTAGTGCCGATGACCTGATGAATGCAATCGATGACGAGACCCTTTTCCGGGCGAAAGACCCATATGCGGAACTCGCCATGGAAATGCCCGAACAAGGAAGCACCGCTCAAATCAAGCGGGACAATAATTATGCCTTGGTTCGGAGGGTTGCCGACGACCCTGAATACTATGACCGTAAAACACTAACCGTTCGAATTAAAGATGTCCTGGCCACCGGAAAAATCTCAAAACCTTACCTCTACAAATTGCTCCGAAGGTATTGGCAAAGAGGGCAAACTCCCAATGCCATGCTTCCAGATTACAAAAATTCCGGCGGGAAAGGTAAAAAGCGTTTAGCGCCCAACAAAAAACTCGGACGACCGCGTAAATTCACGCCCGGAATCGGGGCAATCATTGATGCACAGTCTGAGCGCCTTTTTAGAATAGCCATCGACAAGTACCTGCTTAGAGACAAGGGTTGTAGCTTCCCCTATGCGCACAGGCGATTCAAAGACCTATACGAGCAGTACTTCCCGGACATTAAGGAATGGGAGATGCCGACACGCAGGCAGATGCAGCACTTTTATCAAAGAGAGTACCAATTACCCGAAACGCTGAGGAAGCGGACAAGCAGCATTGAATACAACAAGGATGTCAGGCCGATGTCTTCTACAGCCAACGTGGATGCTCTCGGACCTGGCTCAAGATATGAAATTGATGCGACCATAGCCGACATTTACCTGGTTTCGGACAGCGACAGGCGAAATATAGTCGGGCGGCCAGTCGTCTACTTCGTCATCGACGTCTTTAGCCGCATGATCACCGGCCTCTATGTCGGGTTCGAAAATGCTTCCTACCCAGCAGCACTCCAGGCGCTCGTTATGTCCATGACCGACAAGATCCAGTTCTGCAAAGAATACGGTTTCGAGATCACGGAAGAAGAATGGCCCACTGTCGGATTGCCGGACGCCATATTGGCCGACAGGGGGGAATTGCTGGGACACCAGATCGAATCGCTGGAAGCATGTTTTTCGGTCAGGATAGAAAACACACCTCCATATCGAGGTGACGCCAAAGGCATTGTCGAGCGGAACTTCCGGACGATCCAGGCCGAATTCAAACCATTTGCGCCCGGCGTTGTCGAGAAGACTCTCATAAAGAAGCGCGGTGGACGAGACTACCGGCTGGACGCCAAACTCACCGTACGAGATTTCAAGGAGATTATCATATCCTCCGTGCTAATGCATAACCTCTACGACGTGCTGGAGAAATACGACCGCGATTCCGATATGCCGGCAGATTTGGTCATGACCCCGCTTTTGCTATGGAATTGGGGCATCCAAAACCGCACAGGTCGGCTGAGAACCGCCTCGGAAGAGGCAATCCGCATCAGCCTGATGCCGAGAACGAAAGCTACCGTATCCGAACTGGGAGTATCTGTCTTTGGCGTTCACTACACTTCTAGGGAAATCATCAAACACGGCTGGCTCCATAGGGCCAAGGGGGTGCGCAGACCGGTTGGATTGCAAGCGGCATACGATCCGTCTTCAGCCGACACAATCTACCTGTTCCCGTCACAAAACAGCGGTGATTACTGGCAGTGCAACTTGGCGCAACGTTCACGGGAATTTGCCGGGGCCTCCTTCTGGGATGTCTGGCAAATCAAGGATAAGCAGAAAAAAGTCACTGCCCAAAGTCGGTTAGAAATGGAAACGCAAAAGCGAAAGCACGAACGCTTCATTGCGGGCAAAATCAAAGAAGCCGAGGAACGGGCTCCGGATACGGATGGCATGAACAATGCCAAGAGAATCGGCAGCATTCGCAGCAATAAGGAACAGGAGAAGCGACGGGAAAGAAGCCCCTTGATCAGCAAGTCGCCCCAACGGAACTCATCGACAGGTGCCAAAGTGACACCCCTCCATGGCAATGACATTGAAAGCGGCGAGTACCCCGACTTCATTGATGAACTTTTCGGAGACGAGGAGAACTAA